A region from the Cryptosporangium arvum DSM 44712 genome encodes:
- a CDS encoding MFS transporter produces MRKWLPLTAVSLSTFMLLVDLTIVSVAAPALADELHSSFAALQWTVDLYVLVLAAFLMAAGSLADRLGHRRVFVTGLIVFAVASLACGAAPNIEFLIAARGVQGLGAAAMYGTNASILGLAYSGRDRSVAFGIWGAANGAAAAAGPLLGGVLTEHVGWRSIFLVNLPVAVAALLLARRSVPGDRQAAGARLDLPGVCAFTAAAALLVYGLIRAGDAGWTDGGTIAVLAAAVVVTVVFLVLEKINDDAMLDLTLFRRPAFSVAVFAAAGLTASAFANLIFASIWAQSVLGLSAMDTGLVLAPMAVVGFVVAGGGGRLLHGVPARYSIGIGLLLVGAGNALCLLVGPSSSWGALIPGLAVTGIGVGLSTPVLASAALAAVPPQRAGMASGASNTARQIGYAVALPIFATLVTGAADDVLGDRAAAKALTGGGYAELVGRIPEAVLRTAYADGLDRVFLTSAIVAVVSGAAVLVLLGRRYPLGDDRQDRVDSSPGRPDSEHPVAR; encoded by the coding sequence ATGCGCAAATGGCTACCGCTGACCGCGGTCTCCCTGAGCACGTTCATGCTCCTCGTCGACCTCACGATCGTCAGCGTGGCGGCGCCGGCCCTCGCCGACGAACTGCACTCCTCGTTCGCCGCGCTCCAGTGGACGGTGGACCTGTACGTCCTGGTGCTCGCCGCCTTCCTGATGGCGGCCGGTTCGCTCGCCGACCGGCTCGGCCACCGCCGGGTGTTCGTCACCGGCCTGATCGTCTTCGCGGTGGCCTCGCTGGCCTGCGGCGCGGCACCGAACATCGAGTTCCTGATCGCCGCCCGGGGCGTCCAGGGCCTCGGCGCGGCCGCGATGTACGGCACGAACGCCTCGATCCTCGGGCTGGCCTACTCCGGGCGGGACCGTTCGGTCGCGTTCGGGATCTGGGGCGCGGCCAACGGGGCGGCCGCGGCGGCCGGCCCGCTCCTCGGTGGGGTGCTCACCGAACACGTGGGCTGGCGGTCGATCTTCCTGGTGAACCTGCCGGTCGCCGTCGCGGCCCTGCTGCTGGCCCGCCGCAGCGTTCCGGGGGACCGGCAGGCCGCGGGCGCCCGCCTCGACCTGCCGGGCGTGTGCGCGTTCACCGCGGCCGCCGCGCTGCTCGTCTACGGCCTGATCCGCGCCGGCGACGCCGGCTGGACCGACGGCGGCACGATCGCCGTGCTCGCGGCGGCCGTGGTGGTGACGGTCGTGTTCCTCGTCCTGGAGAAGATCAACGACGACGCGATGCTGGACCTGACGCTCTTCCGGCGGCCCGCGTTCTCGGTGGCCGTGTTCGCGGCCGCCGGCCTCACCGCGTCGGCGTTCGCCAACCTGATCTTCGCGTCGATCTGGGCGCAGTCGGTGCTGGGACTCAGCGCGATGGACACCGGGCTGGTGCTCGCGCCGATGGCGGTCGTCGGGTTCGTCGTGGCCGGCGGCGGGGGACGGCTGCTCCACGGGGTGCCGGCCCGGTACTCGATCGGGATCGGGCTGCTGCTGGTCGGGGCGGGGAACGCGCTCTGCCTGCTGGTCGGGCCGTCCTCGAGTTGGGGCGCGCTGATCCCCGGGCTGGCCGTGACCGGTATCGGCGTCGGGCTGAGCACCCCCGTGCTGGCGTCGGCGGCGCTGGCCGCGGTGCCGCCGCAGCGGGCGGGGATGGCGAGCGGGGCGTCGAACACCGCCCGGCAGATCGGGTACGCGGTCGCCCTGCCGATCTTCGCGACGCTGGTGACCGGCGCGGCCGACGACGTCCTCGGCGACCGCGCGGCGGCGAAAGCGCTGACCGGCGGCGGGTACGCCGAACTCGTCGGCCGGATCCCGGAGGCGGTGCTGCGTACCGCCTACGCCGACGGCCTGGACCGCGTGTTCCTGACGAGCGCGATCGTCGCCGTGGTGAGTGGCGCGGCCGTACTGGTCCTCCTCGGGAGGCGCTACCCTCTCGGCGATGATCGACAAGATCGCGTGGATTCATCTCCGGGACGGCCGGATTCTGAGCACCCGGTCGCACGGTAA
- a CDS encoding N-acetylglutaminylglutamine amidotransferase, with protein MCGFGGEFRLDGRAADVDAVARMVPSLIDRGPDSGGYWSKGPLALAHRRLQIIDLSEAGAQPMVDEELGLVLVFNGIIYNYRELRDELKAAGYRFFSTSDTEVVLKAYHRWGERCVEKFLGMFAFVISDWESGRLVMARDRLGIKPLYLSETNGRLRFASTLPALVAAGDLDTSVDPVALHHYLTFHSVVPAPRTILNGVRKLPPATIRVIEPDGTTDEILYWKPEHTRGTELTDDEWRERTLAALRLAVERRMVADVPVGVLLSGGLDSSFVVALLAESGQTGLQTFSIGFEDAGGESGNEFVYSDLIAERFGTDHHQIRIETRNMVPAVDAAIGAMSEPMVSHDCVAFYLLSEQVAKHVKVVQSGQGADEVFAGYDWYPPLSDVPRRDALDAYRNVFFDRGHDALNDLLQPDWRLATDVSKAFVQAHFAVPGAEETIDAALRLDSQIMLVDDPVKRVDNMTMAWGLEARVPFLDHELVELAAACPPRLKLASGGKGILKAAARGVVPDEVIDRTKGYFPVPAIRHLSGPLLEQVADALTSDAARQRGIFDRGQVSALLDKPNETRTTLGSNALWQLGLLEMWLQTKGVG; from the coding sequence ATGTGCGGATTCGGCGGAGAGTTTCGTCTCGACGGGAGGGCCGCGGACGTCGACGCGGTCGCCCGGATGGTGCCGAGCCTGATCGACCGGGGGCCGGACAGCGGCGGGTACTGGTCCAAGGGGCCACTCGCCCTGGCACATCGCCGCCTGCAGATCATCGACCTGTCCGAAGCCGGCGCGCAGCCGATGGTCGACGAGGAACTCGGGCTGGTGCTCGTGTTCAACGGGATCATCTACAACTATCGCGAGCTGCGTGACGAGCTGAAGGCCGCCGGATACCGGTTCTTCTCGACGTCGGACACCGAGGTCGTCCTCAAGGCCTATCACCGCTGGGGCGAGCGCTGCGTCGAGAAGTTCCTCGGCATGTTCGCGTTCGTGATCAGCGACTGGGAGAGCGGCCGGCTGGTGATGGCCAGGGACCGGCTCGGCATCAAGCCGCTGTACCTGTCCGAGACCAACGGCCGGCTGCGCTTCGCGTCGACGTTACCGGCGCTGGTGGCGGCCGGTGACCTGGACACCTCGGTCGACCCGGTCGCGCTGCACCACTACCTGACGTTCCACTCGGTGGTGCCGGCGCCACGCACGATCCTCAACGGGGTGCGCAAGCTGCCGCCGGCGACGATCCGGGTGATCGAGCCGGACGGCACCACCGACGAGATCCTCTACTGGAAGCCCGAGCACACCCGGGGAACGGAGCTCACGGACGACGAGTGGCGCGAACGGACGCTCGCGGCGCTGCGGCTCGCGGTGGAGCGGCGCATGGTCGCCGACGTGCCGGTGGGCGTGCTGCTCTCCGGCGGGCTCGACTCCAGCTTCGTCGTCGCGCTGCTGGCCGAGTCGGGCCAGACCGGCCTGCAGACGTTCAGCATCGGGTTCGAGGACGCCGGCGGCGAGAGCGGCAACGAGTTCGTCTACTCCGATCTGATCGCCGAGCGGTTCGGCACCGACCACCACCAGATCCGGATCGAGACCCGGAACATGGTGCCGGCCGTCGACGCGGCGATCGGGGCCATGAGCGAGCCGATGGTCAGCCACGACTGCGTCGCGTTCTACCTGCTGTCCGAGCAGGTCGCCAAGCACGTGAAGGTGGTCCAGTCCGGCCAGGGCGCGGACGAGGTCTTCGCTGGTTACGACTGGTACCCGCCGCTCTCCGACGTGCCCCGCCGGGACGCGCTGGACGCGTACCGGAACGTGTTCTTCGACCGGGGCCACGACGCGCTCAACGATCTGCTCCAGCCCGACTGGCGCCTCGCGACCGACGTCAGCAAGGCGTTCGTGCAGGCGCATTTCGCAGTTCCGGGGGCGGAAGAGACGATTGATGCCGCGTTACGCCTCGACAGCCAGATCATGTTGGTGGACGATCCGGTCAAGCGGGTCGACAACATGACCATGGCGTGGGGGCTCGAGGCCCGGGTACCGTTCCTGGACCACGAGCTGGTGGAGTTGGCGGCGGCGTGTCCGCCCCGGCTCAAGCTCGCGTCCGGCGGCAAGGGCATCCTCAAGGCCGCGGCGCGAGGGGTAGTACCGGACGAAGTCATCGACCGGACCAAGGGGTATTTTCCCGTACCGGCGATCCGGCACCTGTCCGGGCCGCTGCTGGAGCAGGTCGCCGACGCTCTGACGTCGGACGCCGCCCGGCAGCGGGGAATTTTCGACCGCGGGCAGGTGAGCGCCCTGCTCGACAAACCGAACGAGACCCGGACGACGCTCGGGTCCAACGCGCTCTGGCAGCTGGGGTTGCTGGAGATGTGGTTGCAGACGAAGGGAGTTGGATGA
- a CDS encoding NAD-dependent epimerase/dehydratase family protein yields MTRVMLLGADGFVGAHVGARLASEPEVEVTTVTRRGDVDADVRLDLAESPVAVAHTLRDAAPDVVVNCAGSTAGEASSLAANNLVAVGNLVDAVLTAGRPLRLVHLGSVAEYGRIPAGAAAREDSPERPVTPYGLTKLAATHLVRTAAAAGVDAVTLRVTTPIGPDAPVSTLAGRLVGQLRQIEAEGAGGVTTGPLDDVRDFVDIRDVAEAVVAVALRPRGRAALPSVLNVGSGVATPTRDMVSALLALAGFTGGLRTDGGGASRETALPWQHADITRAVEDLGWSPRRTLESSLHDLWHSALAPC; encoded by the coding sequence ATGACACGGGTGATGTTGCTGGGAGCGGACGGTTTTGTCGGTGCACACGTCGGGGCGCGGCTCGCGTCGGAGCCGGAGGTCGAGGTCACCACCGTGACCAGGCGCGGTGACGTCGACGCCGACGTGCGGCTCGACCTCGCCGAGAGCCCCGTCGCGGTCGCGCACACGCTCCGCGACGCCGCACCGGACGTCGTCGTCAACTGCGCCGGGTCGACGGCCGGGGAGGCGTCGTCGCTGGCCGCGAACAACCTGGTCGCGGTCGGCAACCTGGTCGACGCCGTGCTGACGGCCGGCCGTCCGCTGCGTCTCGTGCACCTCGGGTCGGTGGCCGAGTACGGGCGGATCCCGGCCGGTGCGGCCGCCCGGGAGGACTCACCGGAACGTCCGGTGACGCCGTACGGGCTCACCAAACTCGCCGCGACGCACCTCGTCCGCACGGCCGCCGCGGCCGGGGTGGACGCGGTGACGCTGCGCGTGACGACCCCGATCGGACCGGACGCACCGGTCTCGACGCTGGCCGGCCGGCTCGTCGGGCAGCTACGTCAGATCGAGGCCGAGGGCGCGGGCGGGGTCACGACCGGCCCGCTCGACGACGTCCGTGACTTCGTCGACATCCGCGACGTGGCCGAGGCGGTCGTGGCGGTGGCGTTGCGGCCCCGGGGACGCGCCGCGCTGCCCTCGGTGCTCAACGTCGGCAGCGGCGTCGCGACGCCCACCCGCGACATGGTGAGCGCTCTGCTCGCGCTGGCCGGCTTCACCGGCGGCCTGCGCACCGACGGTGGCGGCGCCTCCCGCGAGACCGCACTGCCGTGGCAACACGCCGACATCACCCGGGCCGTCGAGGATCTCGGCTGGTCCCCGCGGCGCACGCTGGAGTCGTCACTCCACGATCTGTGGCACTCCGCGCTGGCTCCGTGCTGA
- a CDS encoding NUDIX hydrolase gives MIDKIAWIHLRDGRILSTRSHGKDVWYLPGGKREAGESDLDTLVREIDEELSVRIDRASARHLGTFEAPAHGHPVDVRMTCYTADHSGEFVAANEIAEIGWLTMADLGRISPVDRLIFEHLHDAGLLDP, from the coding sequence ATGATCGACAAGATCGCGTGGATTCATCTCCGGGACGGCCGGATTCTGAGCACCCGGTCGCACGGTAAGGACGTCTGGTATCTCCCGGGCGGGAAGCGCGAGGCGGGCGAGTCCGACCTCGACACGCTCGTCCGGGAGATCGACGAGGAGCTCTCGGTGCGCATCGACCGGGCGAGCGCCCGGCACCTGGGCACGTTCGAGGCCCCGGCACACGGCCACCCCGTCGACGTCCGGATGACGTGCTACACGGCCGACCACTCCGGGGAGTTCGTCGCCGCGAACGAGATCGCCGAGATCGGCTGGCTCACGATGGCCGATCTCGGCCGCATCTCACCGGTCGACCGGCTGATCTTCGAGCACCTGCACGACGCCGGCCTGCTGGATCCGTAA
- a CDS encoding carboxylate--amine ligase/circularly permuted type 2 ATP-grasp protein: MTRDLADAAAVPAPELLNLGVEEEFHVVDLDSRELVPRAPEILDHLPAASFSPELHRSVLETNTKVHIGLERLRDELIALRRQACQVADALGLGIVAAGTVPLVDVEELAVTPNARFERMLDDYQLLAREQLICGAQVHVGIPDRDVAVAVAQRVSQYLPALLAISASSPFWMGEDTGYSSIRSLLWQRWPTAGASGLVETAEDHDSLVAELIASGTITDPGMIYFDVRPSAHVPTIELRVTDACPSVDTVVLLAGLFRALVRRERDAVANRYPLTRIRGPLQRAAMWRAARSGLEGDLVDLSGFARPVPAGEAIRSLVGSLRPQLEAAGDWEYVSALAGQALARGSAADRQRRVFARRGRLADVVDMLLAETRAGGAVTVGGFGGQEALLAGYQQEQARGDEVIASDGSVVPVYEPMLQLLERLGAGGIRDREKERDAEQRSHRMTFRVAGETTARLFPLDVIPRIVSGEDWEALGRGLVQRARALDAFLKDVYADREVVEDGVIPAWVVDGAPGLLPLAALIRQPVRAHIAGMDLVHDAAGNWSVLEDNLRVPSGLGYSVANRRLTDHIWPDLPRPAGLHSVETLPALLRSTLEAAAPPRTSTSPQIVVLSQGPVDSAWFEHQLLAEEMGVPVVRTTDLVVDDRTVYLHRHGTRRRVDVIYLRLDEDTLVHAPAGDGRPLGPPLLSAVGAGTVTLANAPGNGVGDDKAIYAYVPDFIEYYLGEKPILAHVPTYLCGDAEQRDEVLRRLGELVVKPVDGYGGEGVLIGPRATEEELDAVRRQIKAAPHRWIAQETMHLSTHPVFDGNRLTPRHVDLRAFVFMGENPTVAPAALTRVAPEGSLVVNSSRGGGAKDTWIL, encoded by the coding sequence GTGACTCGTGACTTGGCGGACGCGGCGGCGGTCCCGGCACCGGAACTGCTGAACCTCGGCGTCGAGGAGGAGTTCCACGTCGTCGACCTGGACAGCCGCGAGCTCGTACCGCGCGCACCGGAGATCCTCGACCACCTCCCGGCCGCCTCGTTCTCGCCGGAGCTGCACCGCTCCGTGCTGGAGACCAACACCAAGGTGCACATCGGCCTCGAGCGCCTGCGCGACGAACTGATCGCGCTGCGGCGGCAGGCCTGCCAGGTCGCCGACGCGCTCGGCCTGGGCATCGTCGCGGCCGGCACGGTCCCGCTGGTGGACGTCGAGGAGCTCGCCGTCACCCCGAACGCGCGGTTCGAACGCATGCTCGACGACTACCAGCTCCTCGCGCGCGAACAGCTGATCTGCGGCGCCCAGGTGCACGTCGGCATCCCCGACCGGGACGTGGCGGTCGCGGTCGCCCAGCGCGTCTCCCAGTACCTGCCTGCGCTGCTGGCGATCTCCGCGAGCTCCCCGTTCTGGATGGGGGAGGACACCGGCTACTCGAGCATCCGGTCGCTGCTCTGGCAGCGGTGGCCGACGGCCGGGGCCAGCGGGCTGGTCGAGACGGCCGAGGACCACGACTCGCTGGTGGCCGAGCTGATCGCCTCCGGCACGATCACCGACCCCGGGATGATCTATTTCGACGTGCGGCCCTCGGCGCACGTGCCCACGATCGAGCTCCGGGTCACCGACGCCTGCCCGTCCGTCGACACCGTCGTGCTGCTGGCCGGGCTGTTCCGGGCCCTGGTGCGGCGCGAGCGCGACGCGGTGGCCAACCGCTATCCGCTGACGCGCATCCGCGGTCCGCTGCAGCGCGCGGCGATGTGGCGCGCGGCCCGCTCGGGTCTGGAGGGCGACCTCGTCGACCTCTCCGGCTTCGCGCGCCCGGTGCCGGCCGGTGAGGCGATCAGGAGCCTGGTCGGCTCGCTGCGCCCCCAGCTGGAAGCCGCCGGCGACTGGGAGTACGTGTCGGCGCTGGCCGGCCAGGCGCTCGCCCGCGGCAGCGCGGCCGACCGTCAGCGGCGCGTGTTCGCCCGCCGCGGCCGCCTCGCCGACGTCGTCGACATGCTGCTGGCCGAGACCCGCGCCGGTGGCGCGGTGACCGTGGGCGGGTTCGGGGGCCAGGAGGCACTGCTCGCCGGCTACCAGCAGGAACAGGCCCGCGGTGACGAGGTCATCGCGTCCGACGGAAGCGTGGTGCCGGTCTACGAACCGATGCTGCAGCTGCTCGAACGGCTCGGGGCAGGCGGCATCCGGGACCGGGAGAAGGAGCGCGACGCCGAGCAGCGTTCGCACCGGATGACGTTCCGGGTCGCCGGGGAGACCACCGCCCGGCTGTTCCCGCTCGACGTCATCCCGCGGATCGTGTCCGGCGAGGACTGGGAGGCGCTCGGCCGGGGCCTGGTGCAGCGGGCCCGGGCGCTCGACGCGTTCCTCAAGGACGTCTACGCCGACCGGGAGGTCGTCGAGGACGGCGTCATCCCGGCCTGGGTCGTCGACGGCGCCCCCGGGCTGCTGCCGCTGGCCGCGCTGATCCGGCAGCCGGTGCGCGCCCACATCGCCGGCATGGACCTGGTGCACGACGCCGCGGGCAACTGGAGCGTCCTGGAGGACAACCTCCGGGTGCCCTCCGGCCTGGGGTACTCGGTGGCCAACCGGCGCCTGACCGATCACATCTGGCCCGACCTGCCGCGCCCGGCCGGCCTGCACTCGGTGGAGACGCTCCCGGCGTTACTGCGCTCGACGCTGGAGGCGGCCGCGCCGCCGCGGACGTCCACCAGCCCGCAGATCGTCGTGCTGAGCCAGGGCCCGGTCGACTCGGCCTGGTTCGAGCACCAGCTCCTGGCCGAGGAGATGGGCGTGCCGGTCGTGCGCACCACCGACCTGGTCGTCGACGACCGCACGGTCTACCTGCACCGGCACGGCACCCGTCGCCGAGTCGACGTGATCTACCTGCGGCTGGACGAGGACACGCTGGTGCACGCGCCGGCCGGTGACGGGCGGCCGCTCGGACCGCCGCTGCTGTCCGCGGTCGGGGCCGGCACCGTGACGCTCGCGAACGCGCCCGGCAACGGGGTCGGCGACGACAAGGCGATCTACGCGTACGTGCCCGACTTCATCGAGTACTACCTCGGTGAGAAGCCGATCCTCGCGCACGTGCCCACGTACCTCTGCGGTGATGCGGAGCAGCGCGACGAGGTGCTCCGCCGGCTCGGCGAGCTGGTGGTGAAGCCGGTCGACGGGTACGGCGGCGAAGGGGTGCTGATCGGCCCGCGCGCGACCGAGGAGGAGCTCGACGCGGTCCGGCGACAGATCAAGGCCGCTCCGCACCGCTGGATCGCGCAGGAAACCATGCACCTGTCCACGCACCCCGTCTTCGACGGTAACCGGCTCACGCCCCGCCACGTCGACCTGCGGGCCTTCGTCTTCATGGGGGAGAACCCGACCGTGGCTCCGGCCGCGCTGACCCGGGTGGCCCCGGAAGGCAGCCTGGTCGTCAACTCCTCGCGCGGCGGCGGTGCCAAGGACACCTGGATTTTGTAG
- a CDS encoding transcriptional repressor, with amino-acid sequence MDENRERLRSAGLRVTNPRLAVLTELTRGGHPTVDSLADAVRARLGAVSTQAVYDVLGVLVESGLARVIEPAGSARRYEARVADNHHHLVCRGCGQVEDVDCATGEAPCLVPADTYGFTLEEAEVTWWGTCSACASPSARSQRGVPQIVE; translated from the coding sequence ATCGACGAGAACCGCGAGCGCCTGCGTTCGGCGGGGCTGCGCGTCACCAACCCGCGGCTCGCCGTGCTCACGGAGCTGACCCGCGGTGGTCATCCCACCGTCGATTCCCTGGCCGACGCCGTGCGCGCCCGCCTCGGTGCGGTCTCGACCCAGGCGGTCTACGACGTGCTCGGAGTGCTCGTGGAGAGCGGGTTGGCCCGGGTGATCGAGCCCGCCGGGAGCGCGCGGCGCTACGAGGCCCGGGTGGCCGACAACCACCACCACCTGGTCTGCCGCGGGTGCGGGCAGGTCGAGGACGTCGACTGCGCGACCGGCGAGGCACCCTGCCTGGTCCCGGCGGACACCTACGGCTTCACCCTGGAGGAGGCCGAGGTCACCTGGTGGGGCACCTGCTCGGCCTGCGCGTCGCCGTCAGCACGGAGCCAGCGCGGAGTGCCACAGATCGTGGAGTGA